In the genome of Quercus robur chromosome 3, dhQueRobu3.1, whole genome shotgun sequence, one region contains:
- the LOC126719292 gene encoding disease resistance protein At4g27190-like, with translation MEILTASFQVIFERIVDYTIGAVGRQMGYLICYKKNVDNLRSEVVDLKVAKNAVQQKVDAAQKNVEEIEVEVQGWLTSVEEITVKAQKFFEEEGQVKLKCCNGRCFNLKTRYQLGRRAHKLELAVKDIKDKGTFKTVGHRVPIPGGTTISTKGYEDFESRKLIFDGVMEALTDDNIRTIGVCGMGGSGKTMLVGKIATQAKEDKSFERVVTVVVSQTPNLKQIQKDIAKDLELKFQDEDTDFQKAYLLRERLKKEKILFIIDDIWNKIDLEAHGISFGDDHKGSKLLLTSRFRDVLATDMDAQEIFYVGVLSNDEAKYLFSKIVGDLAKKLNLQSTMVEVVKECAGLPIAITTVANALKNQKNPSVWKDALRQLKLADPMDIKEMHNKVYQSIKLSYNFLTEEAQSLFLFCSLFEEDMVIPIALLWRILVGFFQDVYTMEEVRNRVHRLVESLKDSCLLLEGNGSGSFKMHDVIRDVAIYIADKDKEMLTIRSSNDSEKWSNMKNLKESIGIALFDVKFSDLPKRLEFPQLNFILLGCKGNSLAIPNHFFEGVKELKILVLFEARISLPSSLSSLHNLQTLVLRKCELEDVAIIGELKNLKALTLSGSNIKQLPIEIGQLTHLQLLDLKRCTRLVVIPPNVLSNLKRLEELYMKSSFNQWQVDGESTERNNTRVSELDYLSLLTTLCIHIPNAKILPKALFFEKLERYEILIGNNWDWDWDSDSDSDSDDEFEISRMVKLELDKSFQVEEGIKILLKRCEYLDLAPGEGIENIIYEVDKEGFPQLKHLYVRNSTEIQYIINLMGVQCVVFPLLEFLSLDNMINLEKICHDHDQLAMGSFHSLKKLEVSNCDGLIFVFSLTMLGCFSQLQEIVIKNCKIMRAIVAKERKHEIQVDDITDDMKTNSMDFSQLSSLTLRNLPNLMGFYSDVDSQLLFNEKVSLKYDIFY, from the coding sequence ATGGAGATTCTTACGGCGTCCTTTCAAGTGATCTTTGAAAGAATTGTGGATTACACAATTGGAGCAGTCGGACGTCAGATGGGTTATCTGATTTGctacaaaaaaaatgttgacaATCTCAGGAGCGAAGTTGTAGATCTCAAAGTTGCTAAAAATGCTGTGCAACAAAAGGTCGATGCTGCTCAAAAGAACGTAGAAGAAATTGAAGTTGAGGTCCAGGGGTGGCTAACAAGTGTTGAGGAGATCACTGTAAAGGCACAAAAATTCTTTGAAGAGGAAGGCCAAGTAAAGTTGAAGTGTTGCAATGGGCGCTGTTTTAATTTGAAGACTCGTTATCAGCTTGGCAGAAGAGCGCACAAGTTGGAATTGGCCGTTAAGGATATCAAGGATAAGGGCACGTTCAAGACAGTTGGCCATCGTGTCCCTATACCAGGAGGTACTACAATTTCTACTAAAGGTTATGAAGACTTTGAATCAAGAAAGTTAATTTTCGATGGGGTGATGGAGGCTCTAACAGATGATAATATCCGTACCATTGGAGTTTGTGGGATGGGCGGCTCGGGCAAGACCATGCTTGTTGGAAAAATTGCTACACAAGCCAAAGAAGATAAGTCATTTGAAAGGGTTGTTACAGTAGTTGTATCCCAAACTCCTAACTTGAAACAGATTCAAAAAGACATTGCAAAAGATTTGGAGTTGAAGTTTCAGGATGAGGACACTGATTTTCAAAAAGCATATTTGCTACGTGAGCGGTTGAAGAAAGAGaagattctttttattatagatGATATTTGGAATAAGATTGATTTGGAAGCTCATGGAATTTCTTTTGGGGATGATCACAAAGGAAGCAAACTATTGCTAACGTCTAGATTTCGAGATGTGTTGGCCACGGATATGGATGCTCAAGAAATATTCTATGTTGGAGTTTTATCAAACGATGAAGCAAAATACTTGTTTTCGAAGATAGTGGGTGATTTAGCTAAAAAGTTGAATCTCCAATCTACCATGGTTGAGGTTGTCAAAGAATGTGCTGGCTTACCGATTGCCATTACAACAGTTGCGAATGCactgaaaaatcaaaagaatcCAAGTGTTTGGAAGGATGCCTTGCGACAGTTAAAATTGGCAGATCCAATGGATATCAAAGAAATGCATAACAAGGTATATCAAAGTATAAAGTTGAGCTATAATTTTTTAACTGAGGAAGCGCAATCGTTATTCTTGTTTTGCAGTTTATTTGAAGAAGATATGGTCATACCAATAGCATTGTTATGGAGAATTTTGGTGGGTTTCTTTCAAGATGTTTATACAATGGAAGAGGTGAGAAATAGGGTCCACAGATTGGTTGAAAGTCTAAAAGATTCTTGCTTGTTGTTGGAAGGTAATGGAAGTGGTTCATTTAAAATGCATGACGTCATTCGTGATGTCGCCATTTATATTGCAGACAAAGATAAGGAAATGTTAACCATAAGAAGTTCCAATGATTCAGAAAAATGGTCAAATATGAAAAACTTGAAAGAATCCATTGGAATCGCACTTTTTGATGTTAAGTTCAGTGATCTTCCTAAAAGGTTGGAATTTCCACAACTTAACTTCATTTTGTTGGGTTGTAAAGGCAATTCTTTGGCAATTCCTAATCACTTTTTTGAAGGGGTGAAAGagctcaaaattttagttctgTTTGAAGCACGTATTTCACTTCCTTCATCCCTTTCATCCCTTCACAACCTCCAAACGTTGGTTTTGCGTAAGTGTGAGTTAGAAGACGTGGCTATAATAGGAGAATTAAAGAATTTGAAAGCTCTTACCCTATCAGGGTCCAACATCAAACAGTTACCTATTGAAATAGGACAATTGACTCACCTTCAATTGTTGGATTTGAAAAGATGCACCAGGCTTGTAGTTATTCCACCCAATGTATTATCGAATCTTAAAAGGTTAGAAGAATTATATATGAAGAGTAGTTTTAATCAATGGCAGGTTGATGGAGAAAGCACGGAAAGGAACAATACTAGGGTCTCAGAGTTGGACTATTTGTCACTCTTGACCACATTATGTATACATATTCCCAATGCTAAGATTCTACCAAAAGCcttgttttttgagaaattggAAAGATATGAAATATTAATAGGCAATAATTGGGATTGGGATTGGGATAGTGACAGCGATAGTGACAGCGATGATGAGTTTGAAATCTCAAGAATGGTGAAACTTGAACTTGATAAAAGCTTTCAAGTAGAGGAAgggattaaaattttattgaaaaggtGTGAATATCTTGATCTGGCTCCTGGGGAGggtattgaaaatattatttacgAAGTTGACAAGGAAGGCTTTCCACAATTGAAGCATCTCTATGTTCGAAACAGCACTGAGATTCAATATATCATTAACTTGATGGGGGTTCAATGTGTTGTCTTTCCTCTCTTGGAGTTTCTTTCTCTAGATAATATGATAAATTTGGAAAAGATATGCCATGACCATGACCAACTTGCAATGGGTTCTTTCCACAGCTTGAAAAAGTTAGAAGTGAGCAATTGTGATGGGTTGATATTTGTCTTTTCCCTAACCATGCTTGGATGCTTTTCGCAACTTCAAGAAATAGTGATCAAGAATTGCAAGATAATGCGTGCAATTGTtgcaaaggaaagaaaacatgAGATACAAGTTGACGACATCACTGACGACATGAAAACAAATTCAATGGACTTCTCTCAATTGAGTTCTTTGACTCTACGAAATTTACCAAATTTGATGGGTTTCTATTCTGATGTTGATTCTCAACTACTTTTCAACGAAAAGGTATCAttaaaatatgatatattttactga